The proteins below come from a single Biomphalaria glabrata chromosome 10, xgBioGlab47.1, whole genome shotgun sequence genomic window:
- the LOC129928759 gene encoding ring-infected erythrocyte surface antigen-like, whose product MVEDNVVEMVEDNVVEMVKDNVVEMVEDNVVEMVKDNVVEMVEDNVEEMVEDNVVEMVEDNVVEMVKDNVVEMVEDNVVEMVKDNVVEMVEDNVEEMVEDNVVEMVEDNVEEMVKDNVVEMVEDNVEEMVKDNVVEMVEDNVEEMVKDNVVEMVEDNVVEMVKDNVVEMVEDNVEEMVKDNVVEMVEDNVVEMVKDNVVEMVEDNVEEMVKDNVMVEDNVEEMVKDNVVEMVEDNVVEMVKDNVVEMVKDNVVEMVEDNVEEMVKDNVVEMVKDNVVEMVEDNVVEMVEDNVVEMVEDNVVEMVKDNVVEMVKDNVVEMVKDNVVEMVEDYVVEMVEDYVVEMVKDNVVEMVKDNVVEMVEDNVVEMVEDNVEEMVKDYVVEMVKDNVVEMVKDNVVEMVKDNVVEMVKDYVVEMVKDNVVEMVEDNVEEMVKDYVVEMVKDNVVEMVKDNVVEMVEDNVEEMVKDNVEEMVKDYVVEMVEDNVVEMVKDNVVEMVEDNVEEMVKDNVVEMVKDNVVEMVEDNVEEMVKDNVVEMVKDNVVEMVEDNVEEMVKDNVVEMVEDNVVEMVKDNVVEMVKDNVVEMVEDNVEEMVKDYVVEMVKDNVVEMVEDNVEEMVKDNVEEMVKDYVVEMVEDNVVEMVKDNVVEMVEDNVEEMVKDNVVEMVKDNVVEMVEDNVEEMVKDNVVEMVKDNVVEMVEDNVEEMVKDNVVEMVEDNVVEMVKDNVVEMVEDNVEEMVKDYVVEMVEDNVVEMVEDNVVEMVKDNVVEMVKDNVVEMVKDNVVEMVKDNVVEMVKDNVVEMVKDNVVEMVKDNVVEMVKDNVVEMVKDNVVEMVEDYVVEMVKDNVVEMVKDNVVEMVNDNVVEMVKDNVVEMVKDNVEEMVES is encoded by the exons ATGGTTGAAGATAATGTAGTAGAGATGGTTGAAGATAATGTAGTAGAGATGGTTAAAGATAATGTAGTAGAGATGGTTGAAGATAATGTAGTAGAGATGGTTAAAGATAATGTAGTAGAGATGGTTGAAGATAATGTAGAAGAGATGGTTGAAGATAATGTAGTAGAGATGGTTGAAGATAATGTAGTAGAGATGGTTAAAGATAATGTAGTAGAGATGGTTGAAGATAATGTAGTAGAGATGGTTAAAGATAATGTAGTAGAGATGGTTGAAGATAATGTAGAAGAGATGGTTGAAGATAATGTAGTAGAGATGGTTGAAGATAATGTAGAAGAGATGGTTAAAGATAATGTAGTAGAGATGGTTGAAGATAATGTAGAAGAGATGGTTAAAGATAATGTAGTAGAGATGGTTGAAGATAATGTAGAAGAGATGGTTAAAGATAATGTAGTAGAGATGGTTGAAGATAATGTAGTAGAGATGGTTAAAGATAATGTAGTAGAGATGGTTGAAGATAATGTAGAAGAGATGGTTAAAGATAATGTAGTAGAGATGGTTGAAGATAATGTAGTAGAGATGGTTAAAGATAATGTAGTAGAGATGGTTGAAGATAATGTAGAAGAGATGGTTAAAGATAATGTA ATGGTTGAAGATAATGTAGAAGAGATGGTTAAAGATAATGTAGTAGAGATGGTTGAAGATAATGTAGTAGAGATGGTTAAAGATAATGTAGTAGAGATGGTTAAAGATAATGTAGTAGAGATGGTTGAAGATAATGTAGAAGAGATGGTTAAAGATAATGTAGTAGAGATGGTTAAAGATAATGTAGTAGAGATGGTTGAAGATAATGTAGTAGAGATGGTTGAAGATAATGTAGTAGAGATGGTTGAAGATAATGTAGTAGAGATGGTTAAAGATAATGTAGTAGAGATGGTTAAAGATAATGTAGTAGAGATGGTTAAAGATAATGTAGTAGAGATGGTTGAAGATTATGTAGTAGAGATGGTTGAAGATTATGTAGTAGAGATGGTTAAAGATAATGTAGTAGAGATGGTTAAAGATAATGTAGTAGAGATGGTTGAAGATAATGTAGTAGAGATGGTTGAAGATAATGTAGAAGAGATGGTTAAAGATTATGTAGTAGAGATGGTTAAAGATAATGTAGTAGAGATGGTTAAAGATAATGTAGTAGAGATGGTTAAAGATAATGTAGTAGAGATGGTTAAAGATTATGTAGTAGAGATGGTTAAAGATAATGTAGTAGAGATGGTTGAAGATAATGTAGAAGAGATGGTTAAAGATTATGTAGTAGAGATGGTTAAAGATAATGTAGTAGAGATGGTTAAAGATAATGTAGTAGAGATGGTTGAAGATAATGTAGAAGAGATGGTTAAAGATAATGTAGAAGAGATGGTTAAAGATTATGTAGTAGAGATGGTTGAAGATAATGTAGTAGAGATGGTTAAAGATAATGTAGTAGAGATGGTTGAAGATAATGTAGAAGAGATGGTTAAAGATAATGTAGTAGAGATGGTTAAAGATAATGTAGTAGAGATGGTTGAAGATAATGTAGAAGAGATGGTTAAAGATAATGTAGTAGAGATGGTTAAAGATAATGTAGTAGAGATGGTTGAAGATAATGTAGAAGAGATGGTTAAAGATAATGTAGTAGAGATGGTTGAAGATAATGTAGTAGAGATGGTTAAAGATAATGTAGTAGAGATGGTTAAAGATAATGTAGTAGAGATGGTTGAAGATAATGTAGAAGAGATGGTTAAAGATTATGTAGTAGAGATGGTTAAAGATAATGTAGTAGAGATGGTTGAAGATAATGTAGAAGAGATGGTTAAAGATAATGTAGAAGAGATGGTTAAAGATTATGTAGTAGAGATGGTTGAAGATAATGTAGTAGAGATGGTTAAAGATAATGTAGTAGAGATGGTTGAAGATAATGTAGAAGAGATGGTTAAAGATAATGTAGTAGAGATGGTTAAAGATAATGTAGTAGAGATGGTTGAAGATAATGTAGAAGAGATGGTTAAAGATAATGTAGTAGAGATGGTTAAAGATAATGTAGTAGAGATGGTTGAAGATAATGTAGAAGAGATGGTTAAAGATAATGTAGTAGAGATGGTTGAAGATAATGTAGTAGAGATGGTTAAAGATAATGTAGTAGAGATGGTTGAAGATAATGTAGAAGAGATGGTTAAAGATTATGTAGTAGAGATGGTTGAAGATAATGTAGTAGAGATGGTTGAAGATAATGTAGTAGAGATGGTTAAAGATAATGTAGTAGAGATGGTTAAAGATAATGTAGTAGAGATGGTTAAAGATAATGTAGTAGAGATGGTTAAAGATAATGTAGTAGAGATGGTTAAAGATAATGTAGTAGAGATGGTTAAAGATAATGTAGTAGAGATGGTTAAAGATAATGTAGTAGAGATGGTTAAAGATAATGTAGTAGAGATGGTTAAAGATAATGTAGTAGAGATGGTTGAAGATTATGTAGTAGAGATGGTTAAAGATAATGTAGTAGAGATGGTTAAAGATAATGTAGTAGAGATGGTTAACGATAATGTAGTAGAGATGGTTAAAGATAATGTAGTAGAGATGGTTAAAGATAATGTTGAAGAAATGGTTGAAAGCTAA